A genomic segment from Streptomyces sp. NBC_00237 encodes:
- a CDS encoding serine/threonine-protein kinase: protein MTNDGGQAYEPTSYELRPPNAPQPPPQQGVTNHQGAPYPGGTPYRPGSPYQENPSQQYAQAQGPHPSPTPRQPPAHTPPQVPVQGTRATGLTDPEAGRTIGGRYRLVSRLGHGGMGTVWRAHDEVVDRDVAVKEPRVPDHLPERQRHNVYLRMQREARAAARIEHPSVVTMHDVVVEDGKPWIVMELIQGHSLGDRLQEGTLDVREAARIGLAVLGALTAAHQAGVLHRDVKPDNVMLGQGDRVVLSDFGIAQIEGEQGLTDTGGFVGSPEFIAPERVLGQRPGPASDLWSLGVVLYAAVEGMSPYRRSNTPATLQAVLSADPQTPARGSGAFGALVMRLLHKDPAARPHPDEVRQALEKATGQAPPPPSAPTRVMRPGSASDWVPPVLQRSKKARFGLLGGVLVLALALVVVLVNPFAGDGPPEGWKLHRELQSVTAEVYLPGDYKKAEDNDAGIENYYEPGNVFQVKFERVALEDIDDDDVKPTKSGWSQYYRKGGKSGLDVKKAEVKTTDTTWQGKKSFDTVVDFTPYSTSDTEKDPIRYRYHERLLLSEEKKAYWRLHVAMPSEGRFAAEGEQLFNDITTYLKILDL from the coding sequence ATGACGAACGACGGGGGACAGGCGTACGAGCCCACCAGCTACGAGCTCCGACCGCCGAACGCACCACAGCCGCCGCCGCAGCAGGGCGTGACGAACCATCAGGGCGCCCCGTACCCGGGCGGAACCCCGTACCGGCCCGGCTCTCCCTACCAGGAAAACCCGTCCCAGCAGTACGCCCAGGCCCAGGGACCCCACCCGTCGCCCACGCCCCGGCAGCCCCCGGCGCACACCCCGCCCCAGGTACCCGTCCAGGGCACCCGGGCGACCGGGTTGACCGACCCGGAGGCGGGCCGCACCATCGGCGGCCGCTACCGCCTGGTCTCCCGGCTCGGGCACGGCGGCATGGGCACGGTCTGGCGGGCCCACGACGAGGTCGTGGACCGCGACGTCGCGGTGAAGGAACCCCGCGTGCCGGACCACCTCCCCGAGCGCCAGCGGCACAACGTCTACCTGCGCATGCAGCGCGAGGCGCGGGCCGCCGCCCGGATCGAGCACCCGTCCGTGGTGACCATGCACGACGTGGTCGTCGAGGACGGCAAGCCGTGGATCGTGATGGAGCTGATCCAGGGGCACTCGCTGGGCGACCGGCTCCAGGAGGGCACTCTCGACGTGCGGGAGGCGGCCCGCATCGGGCTCGCCGTCCTCGGCGCGCTGACCGCCGCCCACCAGGCGGGCGTGCTGCACCGCGACGTCAAACCCGACAACGTGATGCTCGGGCAGGGCGACCGGGTGGTCCTCAGCGACTTCGGGATCGCGCAGATAGAGGGCGAGCAGGGGCTCACCGACACCGGCGGGTTCGTCGGCTCGCCCGAATTCATCGCGCCCGAGCGGGTGCTGGGCCAGCGTCCTGGCCCCGCCTCCGACCTGTGGTCGCTGGGCGTGGTGCTCTACGCGGCGGTCGAGGGAATGTCGCCGTACCGCCGCTCCAACACTCCCGCCACCCTCCAGGCCGTGCTGTCCGCCGATCCGCAGACGCCCGCCCGGGGCTCCGGGGCCTTCGGCGCGCTGGTGATGCGGCTGCTGCACAAGGACCCGGCGGCCCGCCCGCACCCCGACGAGGTGCGCCAGGCGCTGGAGAAGGCGACGGGCCAGGCCCCGCCGCCCCCGTCGGCGCCGACCCGGGTGATGCGGCCGGGTAGCGCGTCGGACTGGGTTCCGCCGGTGCTCCAGCGCAGCAAGAAGGCGCGGTTCGGGCTGCTCGGCGGAGTCCTCGTCCTCGCCCTCGCGCTCGTCGTGGTCCTGGTGAACCCCTTCGCGGGCGACGGGCCGCCGGAAGGCTGGAAGCTGCACCGTGAACTCCAGAGCGTCACTGCGGAGGTGTACCTCCCGGGCGACTACAAGAAGGCCGAGGACAACGACGCCGGGATCGAGAACTACTACGAGCCGGGCAACGTGTTCCAGGTGAAGTTCGAGCGGGTCGCCCTCGAAGACATCGACGACGACGATGTGAAGCCGACCAAGTCCGGCTGGTCGCAGTACTACCGCAAGGGCGGCAAGAGCGGACTGGACGTGAAGAAGGCCGAGGTCAAGACCACGGACACGACCTGGCAGGGCAAGAAGTCCTTCGACACGGTCGTCGACTTCACGCCGTACAGCACCAGCGACACCGAGAAGGACCCGATCCGCTACCGGTACCACGAGCGGCTGCTGCTCAGCGAGGAGAAGAAGGCGTACTGGCGGCTGCACGTGGCCATGCCGTCGGAGGGCAGGTTCGCGGCCGAGGGAGAGCAGCTGTTCAACGACATCACCACGTACCTCAAGATCCTGGATCTCTAG
- a CDS encoding serine/threonine-protein kinase produces MLAGRYRLGDVLGSGGMGRVWRARDEVLHRTVAIKELRAGLYAAEADRAVLHARTQKEARAAARINHPGVVTVHDVLDHDDRPWIVMEYVDGPSLADALKETGSVSPEEGARIGLQVLGALRAAHQVGVLHRDVKPGNVMLAKDGRVLLTDFGIAAIEGDSTITRTGELVGSLDYLAPERIRGEEPGPASDLWALGATLYTAVEERSPFRRTSPISTMQAVVAEEPSPSYNAGALAPVISALLRKEPDERPTAAETERMLREARAGRSSREAQAYVSTRHVPEDELRSAVPVPPTTALPGPPPGPGPGTGNASAFGQQSGQTYGGQQSGQSYGGRQTGQSYGGQQHGQPHAGQQHGQPHAAQQYPQAYQHPSTGHTPFPPHTTPQSQVQVPQQQDKRRGKALLVVLAAALISGGAVFGVLQWQERNFTGSGGGTTASGQQGGGDPAKDKGGDKGEDPADGKDKPKKGALPAGWEEVDEKGFSLPVPKGWKRVGSTPNAFDYTPDGGIHLIRINVDRTPDYRDPNDHLAQIEKTLRKTLPAYQRERMGPDNYRDRPSGVLEFTFREKGLAAGPRYAKDMLYIDDSGPEYAIYVIGPESEREKTKKRFDTVKAGWKVKQ; encoded by the coding sequence CTGCTCGCCGGGCGCTACCGGCTGGGCGACGTCCTCGGCAGCGGTGGCATGGGCCGCGTCTGGCGGGCCAGGGACGAAGTGCTGCACCGCACCGTCGCCATCAAGGAGTTGCGGGCCGGTCTGTACGCGGCCGAGGCCGACCGGGCGGTCCTGCACGCCCGTACGCAGAAGGAGGCGCGGGCCGCCGCCCGGATCAACCACCCGGGCGTCGTCACCGTGCACGACGTGCTGGACCACGACGACCGCCCGTGGATCGTCATGGAGTACGTCGACGGGCCCTCCCTCGCGGACGCGCTCAAGGAGACCGGCAGCGTCTCCCCGGAGGAGGGGGCCCGCATCGGGCTCCAGGTCCTCGGCGCGCTGCGGGCCGCGCACCAGGTCGGCGTGCTGCACCGGGACGTCAAGCCGGGCAACGTGATGCTGGCCAAGGACGGCCGGGTGCTGCTGACCGACTTCGGGATCGCCGCCATCGAGGGCGACTCGACGATCACCAGGACCGGCGAACTGGTCGGCTCCCTGGACTACTTGGCCCCCGAGCGCATCCGGGGCGAGGAACCGGGGCCCGCCTCCGACCTGTGGGCGCTGGGCGCGACGCTGTACACGGCGGTCGAGGAGCGCTCGCCGTTCCGCCGGACGTCGCCGATCAGCACGATGCAGGCGGTGGTCGCCGAGGAGCCGTCGCCGTCGTACAACGCGGGGGCCCTCGCGCCCGTGATCAGCGCACTGTTGCGCAAGGAGCCCGACGAGCGTCCGACGGCCGCCGAGACGGAGCGGATGCTGCGGGAGGCGCGGGCGGGACGCAGCTCGCGCGAGGCGCAGGCGTACGTGTCGACGCGGCACGTCCCGGAGGACGAACTCCGTTCCGCCGTACCGGTCCCGCCGACCACCGCGCTGCCGGGCCCCCCGCCGGGGCCGGGCCCCGGGACGGGGAACGCATCGGCCTTCGGGCAGCAGTCGGGGCAGACGTACGGCGGCCAGCAGTCGGGGCAGTCCTACGGCGGCCGGCAGACAGGACAGTCGTACGGCGGTCAGCAGCACGGGCAGCCGCACGCCGGTCAGCAGCACGGGCAGCCGCATGCGGCGCAGCAGTACCCGCAGGCGTACCAGCACCCCTCGACCGGGCACACGCCGTTCCCGCCGCACACGACGCCGCAGTCGCAGGTCCAGGTGCCGCAGCAACAGGACAAGCGCCGAGGCAAGGCGCTGCTCGTGGTGCTGGCGGCGGCGCTCATCAGCGGTGGAGCCGTTTTCGGCGTGCTCCAGTGGCAGGAACGGAACTTCACCGGCTCAGGCGGCGGGACCACTGCCTCGGGCCAGCAGGGCGGCGGCGATCCCGCCAAGGACAAGGGCGGGGACAAGGGCGAAGATCCGGCCGACGGCAAGGACAAGCCCAAGAAGGGTGCGCTTCCCGCCGGTTGGGAGGAGGTGGACGAGAAGGGGTTCAGTCTGCCCGTGCCCAAGGGCTGGAAGCGCGTGGGGTCCACCCCCAACGCATTCGACTACACGCCGGACGGCGGGATCCACCTCATCAGGATCAACGTGGACCGCACGCCCGACTACCGCGACCCCAACGACCATCTGGCGCAGATCGAGAAGACCCTCAGGAAGACCCTGCCCGCATACCAGCGGGAGCGGATGGGGCCGGACAACTACCGCGACCGCCCCAGTGGCGTACTGGAGTTCACCTTCCGGGAGAAGGGCCTCGCCGCAGGCCCCCGGTACGCGAAGGACATGCTCTACATCGACGATTCCGGTCCCGAGTACGCGATCTACGTGATCGGTCCCGAGTCGGAGCGGGAGAAGACGAAGAAGCGCTTCGACACCGTGAAGGCGGGCTGGAAAGTCAAGCAGTGA
- a CDS encoding protein kinase produces MDEYAGRVLADRYRLPLPPSDEYDLVETRAFDTYSAQEVLVRQVPLPEVVEAELLDADGGTAHRRGLPGRGTPPRSTDPSVLRAVEAVQAVAQIPDHPRIDQVYDVFQEDGSLWIVSELVSARPLAALLAEAPLSPYRAAEVASDVLTALRVLHAHGWTHRNITVRTVLVCDDGRIVLTGLAAGAAEEALCGYAPVPGRIPANTGERDGGWSDGAIPVPRGHVAPGEEPSAPGEEAASGRPALPALPSTFSAGQAGPPGGAPLPPAPFGPPGSDPRAARAGAIAAYRAGARAAVQATEEQRRQADPARGPYLQDQGRAPGTQQGGAPDPASSYGAGTGPISPYGDPPDRPRTTAVSPLGQRPGAVSPYGDTGGRQGSAYDAPSRTPSDSRTPSDSRTASASGTAAASGAASAARVPTGGTGAAPGEATGVERAGEPAPGAGWHGAVPRGGAGGAGGEALRADDMRHGRPVPGQTPHHPARTQLPAPGHKPGRDPEAAPKPSGGGSRWDDVIAGLPYRGPSTPLAAERARQTRINVVGAVTERWAPEQAGPVHVNWQLAPPIGPATDLWALGALLFRIVQGHAPYPEDSAAELVQMVCAEPPAFAEDCGPLRPVVESLLRQDPTERPDFEELRGWLRSLVRSAPEPEAGTKVVPVPSPPDAARLPIVRRRGELVRKRKGRSKGKSAANQGRHRHKQPKGRAPEAKPVKPQRGPREPRIGARQPRSMGRWLLVLVLALLAAAVVYAVKFMPKDEGPSNGQNTGSGQPARSQEPQQPQQPAPQPTSADDPQKGKDPGKEPDKGRPTGPAQPPPEQTADSGVPDGFKVVKDAKGFQIAVGTDYRRELGRDSQVRYYGGDIELIVVPGRDTVKEMGADPMQYQLKSEPEMQAMRDSTWVSQRGVRSIGVGQQAGAEGQFYWRDRSGRDIMVRNKVMIVDEKYHIIQVIGPERQLDEIDRVYEAATAQYRPHS; encoded by the coding sequence GTGGACGAGTACGCGGGACGGGTGCTTGCCGATCGCTACCGCCTGCCGTTGCCGCCCTCCGACGAGTACGACCTGGTGGAGACCCGCGCCTTCGACACGTACAGCGCGCAGGAGGTCCTCGTACGGCAGGTGCCGCTGCCGGAGGTGGTGGAGGCCGAGCTCCTCGACGCCGACGGGGGGACCGCCCACCGGCGTGGCCTTCCCGGGCGCGGGACGCCGCCGCGCTCCACCGACCCCTCCGTACTGCGCGCCGTCGAGGCCGTGCAGGCCGTCGCCCAGATCCCCGACCACCCCCGGATCGACCAGGTCTACGACGTCTTCCAGGAAGACGGCTCGCTGTGGATAGTGAGCGAACTGGTCTCCGCGCGCCCGCTCGCCGCGCTCCTCGCCGAGGCTCCGCTCAGCCCGTACCGCGCCGCCGAGGTCGCCTCCGACGTGCTCACCGCGCTGCGCGTGCTGCACGCCCACGGCTGGACCCACCGGAACATCACCGTCCGCACCGTGCTGGTCTGCGACGACGGCCGCATCGTGCTCACCGGCCTCGCGGCGGGCGCCGCCGAGGAGGCGCTGTGCGGGTACGCGCCCGTCCCCGGCCGGATCCCCGCGAACACCGGCGAGCGGGACGGCGGTTGGTCGGACGGCGCGATTCCGGTGCCGCGCGGCCATGTCGCCCCGGGCGAGGAGCCGTCGGCCCCGGGCGAGGAGGCCGCGTCCGGCAGGCCCGCGCTCCCGGCGCTGCCCAGCACCTTCTCCGCCGGGCAGGCGGGGCCGCCGGGCGGGGCCCCGCTCCCGCCCGCCCCCTTCGGCCCTCCCGGTTCGGATCCGAGGGCCGCCAGAGCCGGTGCCATAGCCGCCTACCGGGCGGGAGCGCGCGCGGCGGTCCAGGCCACCGAGGAGCAGCGCCGCCAGGCCGACCCGGCCCGCGGCCCGTACCTCCAGGACCAGGGCCGGGCCCCGGGCACCCAGCAGGGCGGCGCGCCCGACCCCGCGTCCTCGTACGGCGCGGGCACCGGCCCGATCTCCCCGTACGGCGACCCGCCCGACCGGCCCCGCACGACGGCGGTGTCCCCGCTGGGGCAGCGCCCGGGGGCGGTCTCCCCGTACGGCGACACCGGCGGACGCCAGGGTTCCGCCTACGACGCTCCTTCCCGTACGCCATCGGATTCCCGTACGCCATCGGATTCCCGTACGGCATCGGCTTCGGGCACCGCAGCGGCTTCGGGTGCCGCATCAGCCGCGCGCGTGCCGACGGGCGGCACGGGTGCCGCCCCCGGCGAGGCCACCGGCGTCGAGCGCGCCGGTGAACCCGCGCCGGGCGCGGGCTGGCACGGCGCGGTGCCCCGGGGCGGAGCGGGCGGGGCGGGCGGCGAAGCGCTGCGTGCCGACGACATGCGGCACGGCCGACCCGTACCGGGCCAGACCCCGCACCACCCGGCCCGTACGCAGCTCCCGGCCCCGGGGCACAAGCCCGGCCGCGACCCGGAGGCGGCGCCCAAGCCGTCCGGTGGCGGCAGCCGCTGGGACGACGTCATCGCCGGGCTGCCCTACCGGGGACCCAGTACGCCGCTGGCCGCCGAGCGCGCCCGGCAGACTCGGATCAACGTGGTCGGCGCGGTCACCGAGCGGTGGGCGCCCGAGCAGGCGGGTCCCGTCCACGTCAACTGGCAGTTGGCCCCGCCGATCGGGCCCGCCACCGACCTGTGGGCGCTGGGTGCGCTGCTGTTCCGCATCGTGCAGGGCCATGCGCCGTATCCGGAGGACAGTGCGGCCGAGCTGGTGCAGATGGTCTGCGCCGAGCCGCCCGCCTTCGCGGAGGACTGCGGTCCGCTGCGGCCTGTCGTGGAGTCGCTGCTGCGCCAGGACCCCACCGAGCGGCCCGACTTCGAGGAGCTGCGGGGCTGGCTGCGGTCCCTGGTGCGCTCCGCGCCCGAGCCGGAGGCGGGCACCAAGGTCGTTCCGGTGCCTTCGCCGCCCGACGCCGCGCGGCTGCCGATCGTACGGCGCAGGGGCGAACTCGTACGGAAGCGGAAGGGCAGGAGCAAGGGCAAGAGCGCCGCGAACCAGGGGCGGCACCGGCACAAGCAGCCCAAGGGGCGGGCCCCGGAAGCCAAACCGGTCAAGCCGCAGCGCGGTCCTCGGGAGCCGAGGATCGGGGCCCGGCAGCCCCGGTCGATGGGGCGGTGGCTGCTCGTCCTGGTGCTGGCGCTGCTCGCGGCCGCCGTCGTGTACGCGGTGAAGTTCATGCCGAAGGACGAGGGTCCGTCGAACGGGCAGAACACGGGAAGCGGTCAGCCCGCGCGGTCCCAGGAGCCGCAGCAGCCCCAACAGCCCGCGCCGCAGCCGACGTCGGCCGACGACCCGCAGAAGGGCAAGGACCCCGGCAAGGAACCGGACAAGGGCAGGCCGACGGGGCCCGCGCAGCCGCCGCCCGAGCAGACGGCGGACTCCGGGGTGCCCGACGGGTTCAAGGTCGTCAAGGACGCGAAGGGCTTCCAGATCGCCGTGGGCACCGACTACCGGCGGGAACTGGGCCGCGACAGCCAGGTCCGCTACTACGGGGGCGACATCGAGCTCATCGTGGTCCCCGGCCGGGACACGGTCAAGGAGATGGGCGCCGACCCCATGCAGTACCAGCTCAAGTCCGAGCCGGAGATGCAGGCCATGCGCGACTCCACCTGGGTCTCCCAGAGGGGCGTGCGGAGCATCGGCGTCGGTCAACAGGCCGGTGCGGAGGGGCAGTTCTACTGGCGTGACCGCAGCGGCCGGGACATCATGGTGCGCAACAAGGTGATGATCGTCGACGAGAAGTACCACATCATTCAGGTCATCGGGCCCGAGCGGCAGCTCGACGAGATCGACCGGGTCTACGAGGCGGCGACGGCGCAGTACCGTCCGCATTCCTAG
- a CDS encoding serine/threonine-protein kinase, translating to MSDEPEQSRKSTQDAVSDEKRDAVSGGRKDSAPEDGKPKGDAARDAESGTPGDGEKAQGAEKARVGEKARGAEKALDGEKARGAEKAPVGGASDRGGRCEVSDETAAEAAKDAASDTSQEVEGRLLAGRYRLGDVLGRGGMGTVWRAVDETLGRTVAVKELRFPTAIDEDEKRRLITRTLREAKAIARIRNHNAVTVFDVVDEDDRPWIVMELVEGKSLAEAIREDGLLTPRRAAEVGLAILDVLRAAHRQGILHRDVKPSNVLIAEDGRVVLTDFGIAQVEGDPSITSTGMLVGAPSYISPERARGHKPGPAADLWSLGGLIYASVEGVPPYDKGSAIATLTAVMTEPVDPPKHAGPLEDVIYGLLAKDPAQRLDDAGARALLTDVLFQLDKADAAGDELARSDATKMVPLPPLPEEKAAPRAPKGKKQAATPKATATPPAAAPVTPAVAGPAAAGAATAAMRSSGSGSGAGSGSGGTSPGTVGGMSPATRKRALLVVALVAALAVLGTVLAIVFNKDDDKSPTGKGGQNSSSGATAGGDAKNPDKDPAKDKGTEPEKGSTGGGGTPGTKPTTTPGTGNPADGAVPAGFTTVTDDRFHFTMAMPEGFRRNDIAGKNSGGIYNKDGGFPRVQVDFTSSPGPNAATAWLAAVASVGAKSKDFQQIDIKPVNYNGYPTTADWHFERTEQGQRTHVLNRGFKVDDKRGYAIMVSCRADEWDGAECKQLRETAFATFKPTA from the coding sequence ATGTCGGACGAGCCGGAGCAGTCGCGGAAGAGCACGCAGGATGCCGTGTCCGACGAGAAGCGGGATGCGGTGTCCGGCGGGCGGAAGGACAGCGCGCCGGAGGACGGCAAACCCAAGGGCGACGCGGCGCGGGACGCCGAGTCCGGCACGCCGGGAGACGGCGAGAAGGCGCAGGGCGCCGAGAAGGCTCGGGTCGGCGAGAAGGCGCGGGGTGCTGAGAAAGCGCTGGACGGCGAGAAGGCGCGGGGCGCCGAGAAAGCGCCGGTCGGCGGGGCGTCGGATCGTGGCGGACGTTGTGAGGTCTCCGACGAGACGGCCGCCGAAGCCGCCAAGGACGCCGCGTCGGACACCTCCCAGGAGGTCGAGGGCCGACTGCTGGCCGGGCGCTACCGGCTCGGTGACGTGCTCGGCCGGGGTGGCATGGGCACCGTCTGGCGGGCCGTCGACGAGACGCTCGGCCGGACCGTCGCCGTCAAGGAGCTGCGCTTCCCCACCGCCATCGACGAGGACGAGAAGCGCCGCCTGATCACGCGGACCCTGCGCGAGGCCAAGGCCATCGCCCGGATCCGCAACCACAACGCGGTCACCGTCTTCGACGTCGTCGACGAGGACGACCGGCCGTGGATCGTGATGGAGCTGGTCGAGGGCAAGTCCCTCGCCGAAGCCATCCGCGAGGACGGCCTGCTGACGCCGCGTCGGGCCGCCGAGGTCGGGCTCGCGATCCTCGACGTGCTGCGCGCCGCGCACCGCCAGGGCATCCTGCACCGCGACGTCAAGCCGTCCAACGTACTGATCGCCGAGGACGGCCGGGTCGTCCTGACCGACTTCGGCATCGCCCAGGTCGAGGGCGACCCCTCGATCACCTCGACCGGCATGCTCGTCGGCGCCCCCTCGTACATCTCGCCGGAGCGGGCGCGCGGCCACAAGCCGGGGCCCGCCGCCGACCTGTGGTCGCTGGGCGGGCTCATCTACGCCTCGGTGGAAGGTGTTCCGCCGTACGACAAGGGCTCCGCCATCGCCACGCTGACGGCCGTGATGACCGAGCCGGTCGACCCGCCGAAGCACGCGGGTCCGCTGGAGGACGTCATCTACGGCCTGCTCGCCAAGGACCCGGCGCAGCGCCTCGACGACGCGGGCGCGCGCGCCCTCCTCACCGACGTGCTCTTCCAGCTGGACAAGGCGGACGCGGCCGGGGACGAACTGGCCCGGTCGGACGCCACGAAGATGGTTCCGCTGCCGCCCCTGCCCGAGGAGAAGGCCGCCCCCCGCGCCCCCAAGGGCAAGAAGCAGGCCGCCACGCCGAAGGCCACCGCCACTCCGCCCGCGGCGGCACCGGTGACTCCCGCTGTGGCGGGGCCCGCCGCGGCCGGAGCGGCCACGGCCGCGATGCGGTCCAGCGGCTCCGGTTCCGGCGCGGGTTCCGGATCCGGCGGTACGTCGCCGGGGACGGTCGGCGGGATGTCGCCCGCCACGCGCAAGCGGGCCCTCCTCGTGGTCGCGCTGGTCGCGGCCCTCGCCGTACTCGGCACGGTGCTCGCCATCGTGTTCAACAAGGACGACGACAAGAGCCCCACCGGCAAGGGCGGCCAGAACTCCTCCAGCGGCGCGACCGCGGGCGGCGACGCCAAGAACCCGGACAAGGACCCCGCGAAGGACAAGGGCACCGAGCCGGAGAAGGGCAGCACCGGCGGGGGCGGCACCCCCGGAACGAAGCCCACCACCACCCCCGGCACCGGCAACCCCGCCGACGGAGCGGTCCCGGCCGGTTTCACGACCGTCACCGACGACCGGTTCCACTTCACGATGGCGATGCCCGAGGGCTTCCGGCGGAACGACATAGCGGGCAAGAACTCGGGCGGCATATACAACAAGGACGGCGGATTCCCCCGCGTCCAGGTCGACTTCACCAGTTCGCCGGGGCCCAACGCCGCCACCGCCTGGCTCGCAGCCGTCGCCTCCGTAGGCGCCAAGAGCAAGGACTTCCAGCAGATCGACATCAAACCGGTCAACTACAACGGCTACCCCACCACCGCCGACTGGCACTTCGAGCGCACCGAGCAGGGCCAGCGCACGCACGTCCTGAACCGTGGTTTCAAGGTCGACGACAAGCGCGGCTACGCGATCATGGTGAGCTGCCGGGCGGACGAATGGGACGGCGCGGAGTGCAAGCAGCTGCGGGAGACCGCCTTCGCGACGTTCAAGCCGACCGCCTGA
- a CDS encoding glycerol-3-phosphate dehydrogenase/oxidase yields the protein MRTATLGPAERAEALAAMAERELDVLVVGAGVVGAGTALDAVTRGLATGLVEARDWASGTSSRSSKLIHGGLRYLEMLDFALVREALKERGLLLERLAPHLVKPVPFLYPLQHKGWERWYAGSGVALYDAMSVSSGHGRGLPMHRHLTRRHALRVAPALKKDALTGALQYYDAQMDDARYVATLVRTAAAYGAHVANRARVVGFLREGERVVGVRVQDVEAQGEYEIRAKQVVNATGVWTDDTQALIGERGQFHVRASKGIHLVVPKDRIHSSTGLILRTEKSVLFVIPWGRHWIVGTTDTDWDLDKAHPAASSADIDYLLEHVNSVLAVPLTRDDVQGVYAGLRPLLAGESDATSKLSREHTVAHPVPGLVVVAGGKYTTYRVMAKDAVDEAVHALDVRVAECVTEDVPLAGAEGYKAMWNARARIAARTGLHVVRVEHLLNRYGSLAEEVLELIAKDPGLGEPLTGADDYLRAEVVYAASHEGARHLDDVLTRRTRISIETFDRGTLSALECAELMAPVLGWDKGQVEREVEHYEKRVEAERESQRQPDDLTADAARLGAPDIVPL from the coding sequence GTGAGGACAGCGACACTGGGACCGGCCGAGCGCGCCGAGGCGCTGGCCGCGATGGCCGAACGGGAACTGGACGTGCTGGTGGTGGGCGCGGGCGTGGTCGGTGCGGGCACGGCGCTGGACGCCGTGACCCGGGGCCTGGCCACCGGCCTGGTCGAGGCCCGCGACTGGGCGTCCGGCACCTCCAGTCGCTCCAGCAAGCTGATCCACGGCGGCCTGCGCTATCTGGAGATGCTCGACTTCGCTCTCGTACGGGAAGCGCTGAAGGAGCGCGGGCTGCTCCTTGAGCGGCTCGCCCCGCACCTGGTGAAGCCGGTGCCGTTCCTGTACCCGCTCCAGCACAAGGGGTGGGAGCGCTGGTACGCGGGCTCGGGCGTGGCGCTGTACGACGCGATGTCGGTGTCGTCGGGGCACGGGCGGGGTCTGCCGATGCACCGTCATCTGACGCGGCGGCACGCGCTGAGGGTGGCACCGGCGTTGAAGAAGGACGCGCTGACCGGGGCGCTCCAGTACTACGACGCGCAGATGGACGACGCCCGTTACGTGGCGACCCTGGTGCGCACGGCCGCCGCGTACGGTGCGCACGTCGCCAACCGGGCCCGGGTCGTCGGGTTCCTGCGCGAGGGCGAGCGGGTCGTCGGGGTGCGGGTGCAGGACGTCGAGGCGCAGGGCGAGTACGAGATCCGGGCGAAGCAGGTGGTGAACGCGACCGGGGTGTGGACCGACGACACCCAGGCGCTCATCGGGGAGCGCGGGCAATTCCATGTGCGGGCGTCCAAGGGAATTCACCTGGTCGTTCCGAAGGATCGAATTCATTCGTCCACGGGATTGATTTTGCGTACCGAGAAATCGGTCCTTTTCGTCATTCCGTGGGGAAGGCACTGGATTGTCGGAACGACGGACACCGATTGGGATCTGGACAAAGCGCACCCGGCGGCTTCCAGCGCGGATATCGACTACCTGCTGGAGCACGTGAATTCAGTGCTGGCGGTGCCGCTGACCCGGGACGACGTGCAGGGCGTGTACGCGGGCCTGCGGCCGCTGCTGGCCGGGGAGTCGGACGCCACCAGCAAGCTGTCGCGGGAGCACACGGTGGCGCATCCGGTGCCGGGGCTCGTGGTGGTCGCGGGCGGCAAGTACACGACGTACCGGGTGATGGCGAAGGACGCGGTCGACGAGGCGGTGCACGCGCTGGACGTGCGGGTCGCGGAGTGCGTCACGGAGGACGTGCCGCTGGCCGGGGCGGAGGGCTACAAGGCGATGTGGAACGCGCGGGCGAGGATCGCCGCCCGGACGGGTCTGCATGTGGTGCGGGTGGAGCACCTGTTGAACCGGTACGGATCGCTGGCGGAGGAGGTCCTGGAGCTGATCGCCAAGGACCCGGGTCTGGGCGAGCCGCTGACCGGGGCGGACGACTACCTGCGCGCGGAGGTCGTCTACGCGGCCTCGCACGAGGGGGCGCGGCACCTCGACGACGTGCTGACGCGGCGCACCCGGATCTCCATCGAGACCTTCGACCGGGGCACGCTCAGCGCGCTGGAGTGTGCGGAGTTGATGGCCCCGGTGCTGGGCTGGGACAAGGGGCAGGTGGAGCGGGAGGTGGAGCACTACGAGAAGCGGGTGGAGGCCGAGCGGGAGTCGCAGCGTCAGCCCGACGACCTGACGGCGGACGCGGCGCGGCTGGGGGCGCCGGACATCGTGCCGCTGTAG